The Coturnix japonica isolate 7356 chromosome 15, Coturnix japonica 2.1, whole genome shotgun sequence genome segment CAGCCAGAAGCACTCTGCTGTGCCTGGGAGCACTATTTTGCATTAAGCAGTATCCATCGCATTTGGGAGGAGGccagaagcaaagcaggaggGATACAAGCTGATCATAACATTGCCTATGTTATAGGGAGCAGCCTCAGATAAAGTGGGGAATTTGCATTCCTATAGCATTCCTCTGAACATGGAAGACCTCTGAGGACAGAGGAAGGGtccatcccaccccatgccAGTGATAGCCCCCATGTCCCTGCATTGGGTGGCCAGGAGCTAATGCTGTACCCTCTCCCAGCAGGACAAAGCGAACTATTCCATGTGCTCAGGGTCAAGGCTGGAGGCTGCTCTGGCTGCCAAGGACCGGGAGATCCTACGGCTCCTGAAGGACATCCAACACCTCCAGAGCTCGCTACAGGAGCTGGAGGAATCCTCCGCCAACCAGATTGCTGAGCTAGAAGGACAGCTGGCCTCCAAGAATGAAGCCATTGAGGTGTGGGGGCTTGGGTGGGCACAGGGTGGGCACTGATCTGACTGTGTTGGCTTCACACCATGAGTGTGTCCTCCACAGAAGCTGGAGGAGAAGCTCCAGGCTCAAGCAGACTATGAGGAGATCAAGACAGAGCTGAGGTAGGCTTGCTCCCGCGGTTGGGTGCTGCGAGGCCACATCCCCCACCTCACCACCCCTCGTTTCTCCCCCAGCATCCTGAAGGCCATGAAGGTGGCATCCGCCAGCTGCAGCCTGCCCCAGGCAAGTGCCGTGGCACGGGCCCGGCGTCCTGGTGGGATGCGGGAGGTCTACTGGCCCTGCCAGAGCCCTGCCACCCCAGCCCACCGCTGCTTTGCCCCTTGCAGGGCATATCAAAGCCAGAGgactccctgctgctggggaaggaagcATTCTACCCACAACAGAAGTACCTGCTGGAGAAGCCCAGCCTGATGGCCAGCACTGGTAGGGTAATGGTGGTCACACATTACCTCATGTGGCATAAATTGTAGAAGCGTTGGTTGGAAGAGGCCCTTAAattcatcaaatccaaccatcaacttAATTCTACCAAGACCttcactaaaccatgtctgtAAGAGTCATGTCTGCACATACattgtagaatcatggaatggtttggttggaagggatcattGGGCGCCTCCATAGatagggcacccacagctctgggcagcactgccagggccaCAGCACCCTTCAAGTGAAGAAATCCCTCCTAACATCAGGTCTAGATCTCccctctttcattttaaaaccattccccctcgTCCTGTTACTATCAGACTGAGtacatatatactttttaaCATTTATGTCCATAATCAATCTGTGCCCAACCACTTGCTTGCTTCTCTATGTGGACTCTGATGTAGTCAAAGTTATGATGTCCACCATAGCTTGCAGGCACTGGGGTTGGATCCTGGCCCTCAGAAAGAGcctggagatgggatgggggatTCCTGTctagggaaactgaggcaggagTGCCTAGCTGGCAGGACTATAGTGCGTGTCTATCTCTCTCATTCATCTCTAGAGGAGGATCCCTCTGAAGACGAGTCAGGGAAGGACCCACTGGGCATGGAACAGGCGTTCCCatccccccagcagctcccacagccgCCAGCTGATGAGCCagcctctcctgctcctctcccagctgTACCTGGCCCTGGCCTGGCTCCTGAAGGCCCCCGGACGTTCCCAATGTCCCCCTTCCCAGGGGGAGAGCGGCTCCCAGGGGACACAGTACTCCCCAAGGGCCCTCCACTACAGGGGCCCCCCTACAAGAGTGAGGGTGCTGGAGGGGGACTACCCTTCACCACTGCTTTTTTTGGAGccaaaagcagctctgtgccccccagCACTGTTCCGCCTACCACCAGCCCACCTGATGAGCCTGCCGAGGGCAGCGGGGGCAGCTCAGCTGATGAGGAGCAGCTGGATACAGCTGACATCGCCTTCCAGGTGAAGGaacagctgctgaaacacaacatTGGGCAGAGGGTCTTTGGGCACTATGTGCTGGGGCTGTCACAGGGCTCTGTCAGTGAGATCCTGGCCCGGCCCAAGCCCTGGCGCAAGCTGACAGTGAAGGGCAAGGAGCCATTCATCAAGATGAAGCAGTTTCTCTCCGATGAGCAGAATGTACTGGCCCTGAGGACTATCCAGGTGCGCCAGAGAGGTGAGTGGTGGGGTGGCCCCAATGCCAGGTGCTGCCCCTAACTGCCCCTCTGCCACCACTGCACTCACACCTGAGCCCCATGGTGATGTATGGGGACACTGTGTGGAATCACCCATGGCATTCAAGGGTTGTCCCTAGTGGCCCCAGGCACTGCtctctgtggggcagggatgtcaCAATCCATGTGCTCCTGGATGAGCTTCACTCATTTAGTCTTCCATTGGGCTTCTTTGTGGTATACAAATGAACGTTTTGGAATATATTGTTAAAATAATCAAGTTCTAGTGCTGCAGGACTGTGGTACAGTGTTGTCACCATCATGGAATAACTCCTGGCTCTGGGAACAGTGGCTCCTCAGCAGTGCTCTGATTTGCCATGGTGGCATCTGATCCCATGTGTCCTCAACCAGGTGATGCTGTGTTGGAGACAAGAGCTGTCAGTAGGGGCTGGCGACCAATGAATGgtggtgtttttcttaaatccaGCATCCCTGAAAATAACTAAACATGAACAACAGTAAATGCTTCCTGACGTACAAGTGGAGCTTGTAGAACCAGTGCTGGTGACAAATCTCCTGTCATGCTTCTTTGATCAGGTAGCATCACACCGCGGATCAGAACGCCAGAAACCGGCTCTGATGATGCCATCAAAAACATCTTGGAGCAGGCAAAGAAGGAGATCGAGTCACAGAAGGGAGGTGCGTTCTGTCTATAGGTGTTTGGAGACTGTAGGCCACATATCCTTGGACCATCCCTTCCAGAAACAATTCTGAGACCTCAGGGTGGTTGTGAGGGTTGGAAGTGCTTCCTAGCTTCTCCCATCCATACACACAGCACTGGCCAAAATGGGTCTTTTTTGTCCATTTCTCCCATTGACATCCATAGAGATTTGAGAGATTGTGGAAAGAACTGCTGGTAAATattgctggaaagaaaacacctaTGCACAAGTGCACGTTGCCCTGTACCTGAGCTTTCAGAAACTTTGGacttttccatccttcctttccCTGAACAGATACTTAAATGAGAGCACACAATCCATGTGGTGTGAGGAATCATTAAGGCAGTTCTGCTCACAGTCAgtgatgagaaatgaaatgcattaaaacagGTAGTCTGCTGAGAAGGCAGAATCCTGGAGGATTACATCAGACAGCAATGGTGGAAAAACagtcagagaaaacaaacatgtttaCTGCCATCATTGGTAATGggatttattttgcagctgtcAGAATGGAATCACACTTAGGTACAGGAACGTTGTAGCTGCTTTCCCACCTCTCTGGCCAACTGCCCCCAGTTTTGTTGCTCTGAATGGTGCCAGTATGGTATGGgacatccctttggccagtttgggtcagctgtcctggctctgttccctcccagctccttgtgcacccccagctcctcactgtgGAGCAGCATGACGAGGTGAAAAGTCCTTGACTAAGTGTAAGCTCTGAACAGTTTCAGCCAAAACATGTGTGTTATCAGTGATACTCTCACCCTAAAACCAAAATATCcactagaaagaaaattaactccatTCCAGACAAAGGGCAGGAACAAAACTCAAAATGTCAAAGCCTTCCCTCCCTCCTAACCAGCAATTCTACGAGTTCTGCACCCAGCAGTTCCCTTCATTCCCCCTCTTTGCAGGTGAGCCCAAAAACCCATCAACATCTCAAGCAGTGACCAACGGGGCGggtggcagcagctcagaggacGCCATCAAGAGCATCCTGGAGCAGGCACGGCGGGAgatgcaggcacagcagcaggcactgctggaGATGGAGTCAGGGAGCAGCGGGCGGCCTGTGGGCACTCCACCCACTGAGCGTTCCACATTGGCCACAGTCAGCCAAAACATCGTCCCAGCCTATGTcaagcaggaggagggcagTGGGGCCAGCCCTGGCCCCCCGCAGACACCCCTTGCTGTCCTCTCACCTGCTGCCTTCGTGCAGAGCATCATCCGCAAGGTGAAGTCGGAGATTGGTGATGCTGGTTCTTATTTTGACCAGCACTGGGCATCAGAGCGCAGCCTGCTCAGCCGACCCTACACCTCTGTTTCGCCTTCactctcctcctcttcctcgaGCTACTCCAGCATGGCCAATGGACGAGGCTGGCCAAGGGGTGAGCCTGCTGAGAGTGGAGCCAATGAGgatgagctgccagcagctgaggatGAGCCACACCGATTGGCAGAGATGAAGGTGGAGGGTGCCGGCATGGAGCCGGTGACTGGTGGCCGGCTGTCCTACTACCCTGCCTATGTACCACGCACCCTGAAGCCCACCGTGCCTCCGCTGACCCCAGAGCAGTATGAGATGTACATGTACAGGGAGGTGGACACACTGGAGCTGACACGGCAGGTCAAGGAGAAGTTGGCCAAGAATGGCATCTGCCAGAGGATCTTTGGAGAGAAGGTACCAGCCCGGGGAACGGAGTCGGGTGTCCCCTTGGTGGGGTGGGAACTGTGCACATCAGTACCCAGGGCTGGCTGATGTCCTCTAGCACCTCCTGCCAGGGTCCTCACTGTGCCCCGGGGGTCCCCTCAGAGTCCTCAATGTCCAAGCCAACCCAGCAGTCTCCTGATGGCCACCACCAATTGATTGGTGGCACTGCCCACAGGGAAAGTGCTGTCCCCACAACCCATACCCAGTGGGTAGCCCTGAGGGTGATCCCACACCTGCACCAAGCACTGGGACTGAGGGATTTGGGCATACCATGGGGTGTGAGTACAAGACCTGTCCCCTCCATCCATCCTGCTCCTTGCCCCAGCGCGGCCGGGCTAGCGTCCTGTTCAGCAGGGACGATGGccaggcagcagcccagcacatAATGCCTGCACCGTACCCAGGTACTGGGCCTGTCCCAGGGCAGTGTGAGTGACATGCTGTCCCGGCCCAAGCCATGGAGTAAGCTGACGCAGAAGGGACGGGAGCCCTTCATCCGCATGCAGCTCTGGCTGACGGACCAGCTGGGGCAAGGCATCAGCCAGCAGCCGACTCCCTCCCAGGGTAAGTGCTGCCGCTGCCACATCCTTTGCTCCATAAACTTCCTAATGCCATTCCCATCCATCTCCCGCATCCTAATACAGGAGGATTTGGTCATGTCCTCATCCCACACAGCATCctctcagcaccagcagctgccccaggcTACCTGACATCacctgttcttccttctgtccaAAGCCGCCCCTCCGATACATCCAGCTCATTTCAACCCCCTTTAATTAGTATGTTAGACAAGACAGGGCTGTTGCACAGCTCCTCTAATGTTATTTTGTCAGAAATGGGTTTTGAAAGTCATCTagtcaaaaaaaagaaaaagaaaaatgcaacaaaaatcCTTGGCTTTGTGCCTGGAATAAAGAAGTAGTTGGGTTTTTATGTTAatattgtgttttctctctttaattaTTCCACTGTTGCCTCCTGCTCAGCCATAGATGCCGGAGAGGCTCTGCTGACTTTCTCCCTTTcaggaataataaataataattaataacagatgaataataaaaataaccttcatgttcctgctgccatcccctccCCTCATCCTTGTGGCCCTTTATTGGGTTTGAGCAGTGACCTCCCACTAGTGCCATTGACCCGTCCTCTCCCTGGTGccacacagccagccctgccgAGCCACAGCCATCCCCCTCGccgccccccagccccactgagcaCGAGAAAGGCTCGCAGGAGCCCCTTACCCTCACCCTGGAGAGCAGCAAGGAAAACCAGCAGCCCGAGGGCAGAGTGGTGGCAGGCAAGGCACACCCCAACAGCCAAGGCCCTGTGGGCATCCAGGAGATTGTCGCCATGTCCCCTGAGCTGGACACCTACTCCATCACCAAGAAGGTCAAGGAGGTGTTGACGGACAACAATTTAGGTGCGAGCGCCATTTTGGGAGAAGCTGGTGAGGCGAGTGGGTTCCTGGTTGACTGGCTCTGTTGACAAGGTGTTGGGTGATGATGTGGTGGGGTGGTGGAGTGATGGGTTGACATAGTGATGAGGTGAAAGGGTGGTGGGGTGATGGGATGGACATGCAGATGGGGTGACATGGTGGCAGGGTGGCAGGGTGATTGGGAAGTGGCTGGCTGGACAGTGGTGGGACTTGTCCCTCTCTAACcacctctgcttctcctctgccAGGCCAGCGGCTGTTTGGGGAGAGCATCCTGGGCCTGACGCAGGGCTCGGTGTCCGATCTCCTCTCCAGGCCCAAGCCATGGCACAAGCTGAGCCTGAAGGGGAGGGAGCCCTTTGTCCGCATGCAACTCTGGCTCAACGACCCCCACAACGTCGAAAAACTGCGTGACATGaagaagctggagaagaaaggtAAGCATGGGGGCTGGGTGGCAGTGGATGGGCAGGGTGGAAGGGGCTGAGCGGCACGCAGCTCTGTCTCCTCTCCTGCAGCCTACCTGAAGCGCCGGTATGGGCTGATGAGTGCTGGCTCAGACAGCGAGTCCCCTGGTGCCCGCTCTGAGTGTGCCAGCCCTGGCCTGCAGCCCCAGGACCTCAGCCTCCTGCAGATCAAGAAGCCACGGGTAGTGCTGGCTCCTGAGGAGAAAGAAGCCTTGAAGAAAGCCTACCAGCTAGAACCCTATCCCTCCCAGCAGACCATCGAGCTGCTCTCCTTCCAGCTCAACCTCAAGACCAACACCGTCATCAACTGGTTTCACAACTACAGGTATGGATGCTGctgaaacagcacaaagcaacCCTGAAGTGTGTCTTCGAATAATGATatctaaaacaacaacaaaaaaagcagtaggGGAAAATATGTGCAAAGGTGGGTGAGGTTGGAAGGCTGCAGGCTGGAAAGAGCCCaaaggatgagaggtaatggtCTTAAGTTTCAAGTTAGATAGTCAGAAAAATTTCTTCAACAGAAGAGTGGTCACATGCAGGAGTGGTCTGCCCAGAGagttgagtcactgtccctagaggtgttcaagaaacatgtagatgttgTGATTTAGTGGGGGAATAATGGTGGTaagtggacagttggactatcttggaggtcttttccagcactGGTGAATCCGTGACTCTCTGATTcatggtggggttgggttgggtttggacatgatgatctttaGGGGTCTTTatcaacattaatgattctatgattctatcattctgtgaaTGACAAGTTGGGTTTTTTATGTTTGAAGCACTCAATACAATACCTGCCTGTTGATGTTTTTCCCAGCTGGCATGATCACTCACACCCTGTGTTTGTGCCCCACAGGTCACGGATGCGCCGGGAGATGCTGGTGGAGGGCACGCAAGACAATGACACGGACCCAGAGCAGAGTAGTGGGGCAGCTGGCCCAAGGCCCAGggccccacacagccctgacTCGGATGCCGAGGACCGAAAACCCCTTTTCAGTGGGGGCGAGCACTCTTGCACTGTTGAGGTGAAGGTGAAAGAGGAGCAGGGGGAGGTGGGCAGCTGGAGCCACCGGCGGGACTCGCATAGCCCGGTCGGGACAGCAGAAAGCACTGGACCCCCACAAGAGGAGCGAGGAGGAGCCCCCCATGCTGCTTCCCCCAGCACTGGCAGCCTCCCACGGCGGGGAGGCCGAGCCAGGGCCTCTGGAGgtcctccaccaccaccaccaccactgcaTCCCGACCCTGGTGGCTCGCAGTCATCAGCCAACTCATCCCGCTGTAGCCTGGAGGTGTCCCCCAGCTCGCCTTCCGCTGCCTCCTCGCCTGGCCTTGCTGGTTCAGCCTCACCAGGGCCATCTTCTGCTGGGCCAGTCTCGCCAGCACTGCCTCCAGCCCCATGTCCCCGGCTCAGCACCAGCGTCCAGCGACGTCATGAGAAGATGGCCAACCTCAACAACATCATTCACCGCCTGGAGCGAGCTGCCAACCGCGAGGAGGTCCTCGAGTGGGAGTTCTGAGCTGCCTTCCAGACACACACATCTCTCTATATTTTGTTAAACTCAGCGTGCACCGAGAGGTGGGACCTGCAATGGTGTCCACGAAGCCGCCCCAGCTTTGTTTTCAATGTGAAAAACTGGGAACgattttagaaaagaaaaagaaaaaaaatatttatagacctcttttagatattttaataaaaggatACTTTGGAATTTATTAACAGCTTAAGCTGCTTTGATATTAAAGATAGCTATAAAATCAAGATGATGTAGCAGTTGTGTCATTAAATGTACACTGAAGTCTTGTAGTTTGCCACTGgatgagattaaaaacaaacaaagaaaacagaaaaaaaaccaacccacagAAAAGACTTACTGAGCAAAGCCATCAAGAAGCACTATGAGACTGACCAAATTTGATAAACTTTTGCATAGCAGTTTTCCACATCTGTCTGTAAGACACTGCATCGCTTCTGCCCCATCCAGAGACTGTGTTATAGTCCATGAAGACTCTAAATCAGAAACCTTGACGCCATCGAGTATGTATTTAGTTCTGGTGGTATGTTTTTGAAACCTTTGTAACACAGAATGTCACGTGCAGTTGTATATGTTGTAGAAATGTCTGCAATAGCCTTCTGGAACAAGACTTAGCATGGTGCAAATGCGGTCCCTCGCGCTCCCTCAAGTCAGTAGCTGGTGCTGGCCCTGAGCAATAACAGCACtcagaaaagagaggaaaaaggcaaaacagaccCAAGTGAAGCAAACTGTCTCTGATTGTGGTGGTGATGGGAAGAGGCACCTGGGTTTGAcacctggagcagctccagctggctTGGGATAGCATTCGGGGTCCCCATGCTCTACTGTCatatggaaaatgaaatcactGGTGCCTAGGGACTACAAAAGCCAGGACATGCCCTGCTTGGGGTTCTCCCTACACCATGTCCAGCTTTGGGGGCTGAAGCACTTTTTTAGTTTGGAGGCTTTGGGATGTGGGCAGGGGGAGCATCCCCTTGCCATGGCCATGTCCTGTTTCTGCAGCCACATCCCATTGTCATGGCCTTGTCTCCTTGCCATGATCGCATCCTATTGTCATGGCCATGTCCCAAAGCAGTGGCTATGTCTCAGTGAGCTGGGACAAGCCTGGAGGAGTGTCAAGCCATGCTCCTGCTTGGGGCTGAGTTGGGCAAAGCAGTGTTGCCTTGCAACTGACCTAGTGCAAagccacagcagtgctgctatGGCACTCCAACACTAAGATCGCATCTAAGCGCATGGGTGCTCCCATCTCACTGCCCCAACTAACAAAATGCCTTTAGAAGAGGAGGGTGGGTTGTTCTATACTGTTTCCTGTCCATCCCGTTTCTCAATGCATTTTGCAAGCACCAAGAACGTGGTGTACTGTGCTCCGGCCATCCCCTCTGCCATCTGTCACCTGATGAGAGGCACTATGGGGCCGTGGGGGAGAGCTCGATGCCAGCTCTGAGGCTATGCATTGACTTGTTTTCCACTGTAGACATTTTTTATCAGAATAGAAGGTATTTTTATACTCTGGTGGTAGTCAGGGAGCAATTCCAAAAGCAAGCTCAGCTTTGCACCGGCGCGAGCTCCCTGAGGTCACCCTGATGCCACCGTGCTGCTGAAGGCCGAGGCGTACCCATTGCCGACTGTTCTCCGTAGTGTGCTTGTGTTAGCTTTAGTGGAACGGGATTTGATGAAGCACTTAGGGTAGACTCTGGAACATGGAAATCCTGTTGTACTAAAAGCTAGTGGGACATCCTGATCACATTTTGTTATAGGCTCATGTACTGTACTTCAAAAGTTTCTATGAGATCGATGAACTTTGTTAACAATTTTGGAAGGAACAAGTTCTGTAAAGAGCCACTAAATACAGAAGTTGGATAAGACTCTTGGCGTCATGGTGTGTTTCTTTGCAGGACCTGAGACGTGCGGTGGTGTCTCCCACTGAGTTTCACCCCTTGCATTGGTTTTTGGGGCTCTTGCAGACATCAATATCACTCCATGGGGAAAAAGGGGATGTCTGTGGGGTTGGTTCAGCTTGAGGTGCAGTCTTGCCCCATGGCAGCATGTGTCCCTGGTACTTGGTTCCAGTCTGTGTCCACTTTGGCTTCCATTGGGAGCCACCTGACCTTACAGAGCTCAGCATCCCCCTGTGATTTTGTAGCTACTACCACAAGGTGGGGAGGTTTGGCATGTGATGAATTAATAAATCCACATGTTGCGTATCTGTTTAAGCTTGTTTGTCGACTAACACATTgggaaggatttatttttaatgaatatctgAACACCTTGAAAAGCTCAGCCAGCTGCCATGGAAACCACAGCGGCTGCATTCTCCATCTGGATGCAGGGGGACGTCACCTCAGCTGCCCTCTGTGAGCCAGAATGCCATGCAGGATGGCAGTGCCACCTATGTGACAGCagggtccccatccctgtgtaACACCAGCCCCAGTGAAGGGATGGGTATTTTGTCCTGGCTCAGTGAAACACAGCCTTGGCAAAAGTCTGGGGAGACAGGGGGCACCACAGGATGCTGCCCATGAGTTGGATTTTAGCAGGGCGCTTTAATGAGGATGGGAGCTAATGGAAACATTTGGCTGTTGGAGCTCAGATTgtcggggaaaaaaaataaactctgcAGCTTGTTTGCAGACAATCTGACTTCCATATGACGACACTCCCACTCTTAGCAATGCTGCAGTCATTCATGTATGTGTGGATAGCAGTGGGGAACAGCTCATTACTTCATCCCTGTCCTTACCAGTTCAGCTTCCACGGCACAACCACACAGATCTGAGGCCCTCAGGACTCTGATGTGAGATTTCTGTCCCTCCAAAAGCAATTGCTATGCCATCCCTACTTGAGACCAACATGATGTCCTGAAGGCCCATGAGTGACACCATCCCATTCTATCCCCAACTCCCATCCCATGCCCAGCCACAACTCCATTCCCGACCTCATCCTTCAGGACCTTCTTTCATAAATGAGTCGAATGTGCAAACGATAAGGAGGCCATGAGGGAATTCCTGaagcaatatttatttcagaaaaagaacttGAGCCAGAGTTCTGAGAAGTCAAATGGAGATGGGGCTACTTGGCCCAACCCAGGGTGCCTCTCACTCCCAGATCTAAGGAGCAAACCCAGGAGGGGAGGGATTCAACAGCTTTAGTGAAGGAGGAGCTGGTGGAGCTGGTGGGATGTCTAACAACAGCAGTCACTGCACCAGCTGGGATGTCACAGAGTCCTTGGGCCAGCAGAATGGATACGAACAAGAGAAATGCCTGCATGAGACCCTAAGGCTCCAATGGTAGCCATGCTCTGCTTGCGCACATGAATCACTCTGCTCCCCCCGCTGCTGACACACACATTCCTGTTCATCGCTGTGACACTTCCCCTTTGTGACACTAGCCCTAAAATATCTGTCCTGGAGCCCTGGAGGATGTGGCTGGGTGCAAGCAACTCCACTGCAGAGTGAATTGAAGGACCAGGATCCTGCTGGGTGCCAGCAGCACGCAAACATGAAGCCACAGTGGCTGTTGTGCTTGGCACTGTGCTGCTAGGGAAGTGCTCGTGTGCTTGTTCTACAAACCACatcctgctggagcagagggatgCCGTGGGGCTCAGCTGGCCTTAGGGAGGGGAAGGCAGTTCCTGCTCTCTGGCAGTACAACACCTGTCCAAACCCTCCGCAGAATCCTTGCATCTGGAGGTCCCAGAGCACCCAGCTCAGCACTTGCTCCCAGGAGCTGTGAGTTCTATAAAGGGGACTGAAATTGCACTGAAGACACTCCATGCCCTCAGGGCCTCTCAGGGCCGGTGCTGGCACTGCCGGTGCTGCCAGTCCTGCCGCAGCTGGGCCACCTCCCTCCCGTACCGCTCGTGCAGACGGCAGAACGCCGAGATCTCAGCCGTCCCGGTGTCACCGCTGGATGCTCGC includes the following:
- the CUX2 gene encoding homeobox protein cut-like 2 isoform X2; the encoded protein is MAADVGSMLRYRTRFDVRRLQVIALSKRSKEAETAFLSVCKQLIEAPDPAPVLLQRLEPENPPLKDLSCPWKKYPELLSTKEQREGPLTAAGLTAAETTLPDIDSKVLLAETLLQRNEAEKQKGLQEAQLTLAMRLGEAEEKIKVLHSALKATQTELLELRCKYDEEAASKADEVAMIMTNLEKANQRAEAAQREVESLREQLAAVNSSLRLACCSPQGAAGVSSSYSIGEHPSCSGWEHPLQVLEAVIAADKANYSMCSGSRLEAALAAKDREILRLLKDIQHLQSSLQELEESSANQIAELEGQLASKNEAIEKLEEKLQAQADYEEIKTELSILKAMKVASASCSLPQGISKPEDSLLLGKEAFYPQQKYLLEKPSLMASTEEDPSEDESGKDPLGMEQAFPSPQQLPQPPADEPASPAPLPAVPGPGLAPEGPRTFPMSPFPGGERLPGDTVLPKGPPLQGPPYKSEGAGGGLPFTTAFFGAKSSSVPPSTVPPTTSPPDEPAEGSGGSSADEEQLDTADIAFQVKEQLLKHNIGQRVFGHYVLGLSQGSVSEILARPKPWRKLTVKGKEPFIKMKQFLSDEQNVLALRTIQVRQRGSITPRIRTPETGSDDAIKNILEQAKKEIESQKGGEPKNPSTSQAVTNGAGGSSSEDAIKSILEQARREMQAQQQALLEMESGSSGRPVGTPPTERSTLATVSQNIVPAYVKQEEGSGASPGPPQTPLAVLSPAAFVQSIIRKVKSEIGDAGSYFDQHWASERSLLSRPYTSVSPSLSSSSSSYSSMANGRGWPRGEPAESGANEDELPAAEDEPHRLAEMKVEGAGMEPVTGGRLSYYPAYVPRTLKPTVPPLTPEQYEMYMYREVDTLELTRQVKEKLAKNGICQRIFGEKVLGLSQGSVSDMLSRPKPWSKLTQKGREPFIRMQLWLTDQLGQGISQQPTPSQASPAEPQPSPSPPPSPTEHEKGSQEPLTLTLESSKENQQPEGRVVAGKAHPNSQGPVGIQEIVAMSPELDTYSITKKVKEVLTDNNLGQRLFGESILGLTQGSVSDLLSRPKPWHKLSLKGREPFVRMQLWLNDPHNVEKLRDMKKLEKKAYLKRRYGLMSAGSDSESPGARSECASPGLQPQDLSLLQIKKPRVVLAPEEKEALKKAYQLEPYPSQQTIELLSFQLNLKTNTVINWFHNYRSRMRREMLVEGTQDNDTDPEQSSGAAGPRPRAPHSPDSDAEDRKPLFSGGEHSCTVEVKVKEEQGEVGSWSHRRDSHSPVGTAESTGPPQEERGGAPHAASPSTGSLPRRGGRARASGGPPPPPPPLHPDPGGSQSSANSSRCSLEVSPSSPSAASSPGLAGSASPGPSSAGPVSPALPPAPCPRLSTSVQRRHEKMANLNNIIHRLERAANREEVLEWEF
- the CUX2 gene encoding homeobox protein cut-like 2 isoform X3 is translated as MEPPEVIALSKRSKEAETAFLSVCKQLIEAPDPAPVLLQRLEPENPPLKDLSCPWKKYPELLSTKEQREGPLTAAGLTAAETTLPDIDSKVLLAETLLQRNEAEKQKGLQEAQLTLAMRLGEAEEKIKVLHSALKATQTELLELRCKYDEEAASKADEVAMIMTNLEKANQRAEAAQREVESLREQLAAVNSSLRLACCSPQGAAGVSSSYSIGEHPSCSGWEHPLQVLEAVIAADKANYSMCSGSRLEAALAAKDREILRLLKDIQHLQSSLQELEESSANQIAELEGQLASKNEAIEKLEEKLQAQADYEEIKTELSILKAMKVASASCSLPQGISKPEDSLLLGKEAFYPQQKYLLEKPSLMASTEEDPSEDESGKDPLGMEQAFPSPQQLPQPPADEPASPAPLPAVPGPGLAPEGPRTFPMSPFPGGERLPGDTVLPKGPPLQGPPYKSEGAGGGLPFTTAFFGAKSSSVPPSTVPPTTSPPDEPAEGSGGSSADEEQLDTADIAFQVKEQLLKHNIGQRVFGHYVLGLSQGSVSEILARPKPWRKLTVKGKEPFIKMKQFLSDEQNVLALRTIQVRQRGSITPRIRTPETGSDDAIKNILEQAKKEIESQKGGEPKNPSTSQAVTNGAGGSSSEDAIKSILEQARREMQAQQQALLEMESGSSGRPVGTPPTERSTLATVSQNIVPAYVKQEEGSGASPGPPQTPLAVLSPAAFVQSIIRKVKSEIGDAGSYFDQHWASERSLLSRPYTSVSPSLSSSSSSYSSMANGRGWPRGEPAESGANEDELPAAEDEPHRLAEMKVEGAGMEPVTGGRLSYYPAYVPRTLKPTVPPLTPEQYEMYMYREVDTLELTRQVKEKLAKNGICQRIFGEKVLGLSQGSVSDMLSRPKPWSKLTQKGREPFIRMQLWLTDQLGQGISQQPTPSQASPAEPQPSPSPPPSPTEHEKGSQEPLTLTLESSKENQQPEGRVVAGKAHPNSQGPVGIQEIVAMSPELDTYSITKKVKEVLTDNNLGASAILGEAGQRLFGESILGLTQGSVSDLLSRPKPWHKLSLKGREPFVRMQLWLNDPHNVEKLRDMKKLEKKAYLKRRYGLMSAGSDSESPGARSECASPGLQPQDLSLLQIKKPRVVLAPEEKEALKKAYQLEPYPSQQTIELLSFQLNLKTNTVINWFHNYRSRMRREMLVEGTQDNDTDPEQSSGAAGPRPRAPHSPDSDAEDRKPLFSGGEHSCTVEVKVKEEQGEVGSWSHRRDSHSPVGTAESTGPPQEERGGAPHAASPSTGSLPRRGGRARASGGPPPPPPPLHPDPGGSQSSANSSRCSLEVSPSSPSAASSPGLAGSASPGPSSAGPVSPALPPAPCPRLSTSVQRRHEKMANLNNIIHRLERAANREEVLEWEF